TTTTGTTACTCAAGGTAATTCCCTCCTAAGTCAATTTTAAGGAGTTTGCGGCCTCTAGATAGTTGTGTTTGGATCGTGCTTTCTTTGTGTCCTAACATCTCTGATATTTCTTTTACCGAGTACTCCTCGAAATAGTATAGGTACAACTGTTTTGTATTTTTCGGGAAGTGAAAGCAGTCTTGCAAGCCACCTCCCCCGATGACTCATTACCATTCCAAGAAGAAACTTCCGGTAAAGCGTCTAAAGCAACACGACGGGTTTTCCACCAATTTTTTAGAACGTCTTTACAGTAATTTCTGGTGGTTACCATCAACCAGGCTTTTTCATGCTCGTAGTCATTGAAAATCATTTGAGATTTGATTAGTTTAATAAATACAGATTGAACAGCGTCTTCTGCATCAACGGGATTTTTCAAATATATATAGCACAACCTGTAAACTAGATCTGCATGCCGTTGATATAGTTCGGCCAATTCTTTATCCGTACGCAATAAAGAATTGTTTTCCATTTTTTCGCCTCCTACATATAACACGATTAGTAACTCGAAAATATCCCATTCTCGGTTAAATTTTTTTAACTGTTATATATTTTAATATCAGTTTTACTTATTTTTTTCATGAAATTAGTGATCGCCTGGCTGGGCACCAGCCCTGCTGAGTTAGTTGTCTAGTTGTTACGATTCATCTGTACTGAATAGATGTCTCAAAATGGGCGTGATTCAAATCGGTTACACGCTCGAAAACAAAAACAATGTTGTGTGGCTTCAGGTAGTAATTCGTATAGCTGAGCTGAGTTAGTTCCCGATTGAACCGTTCAATGCATCTTCAAAAACTTACGTAGAAATACAGATGCTTAGTCATGGTAATCACCTCTTTCCACACCTAAACGTAGCAAAAGGGGTGTAGGACAAAAAAACTAGAGACTTGAGACAAAAAAATAAGCCCCCAAATGGGAGCCTGTATATATGTTCGGCAAAACAATTATATCTTGGGCTTGCCAGGAGGGGGTATCGGAAGATGAACACAATGAAAGAACTTTTAAAAGAGTACAAGAAACAACAAAGA
This is a stretch of genomic DNA from Brevibacillus laterosporus DSM 25. It encodes these proteins:
- a CDS encoding RNA polymerase sigma factor; translated protein: MQDCFHFPKNTKQLYLYYFEEYSVKEISEMLGHKESTIQTQLSRGRKLLKIDLGGNYLE
- a CDS encoding RNA polymerase sigma factor; amino-acid sequence: MENNSLLRTDKELAELYQRHADLVYRLCYIYLKNPVDAEDAVQSVFIKLIKSQMIFNDYEHEKAWLMVTTRNYCKDVLKNWWKTRRVALDALPEVSSWNGNESSGEVACKTAFTSRKIQNSCTYTISRSTR